In Paenarthrobacter sp. GOM3, a single window of DNA contains:
- the aceE gene encoding pyruvate dehydrogenase (acetyl-transferring), homodimeric type has translation MNAPKGRLDVAVGEETSHILSGLTAQLPDRDPEETAEWIESLDALIAEQGTERAQFIMRSLLQRAGARSVGVPMVTTTDYVNTIPVDQEAEFPGNEEFERRYRAYMRWNAAVMVHRAQRSDIGVGGHISTYAGAATLYEVGFNHFFRGKDHPSGGDQVFFQGHASPGMYARAFMEGRLTEEDLDGFRQEKSKAGHALSSYPHPRLMPDFWEFPTVSMGIGPMNAIYQAQSNRYLQNRGIKDTSDQQVWAFLGDGEMDEPESRGLLQLAANENLDNLNFVINCNLQRLDGPVRGNGKIMQELEAFFRGAGWNVIKVVWGREWDSLLEADTDGALVKIMNETPDGDYQTYKAESGGFVREHFFGKNPATKDMVADLNDEQIWGLKRGGHDYRKVYAAYKAATEFKGKPTVILAKTVKGYGLGPHFEGRNATHQMKKLTMEDLKAFRNHLRIPISDEQLDADLYRPPYYHPGMDAPEIKYLMERRAELGGFVPERRRTHTEVVLPDAKSYDVAKRGSGKQQAATTMAFVRLLKDLMRDKNFGARFVPVVPDESRTFGMDAFFPTAKIYNPKGQNYLSVDRDLVLAYKESPAGQLIHPGINEAGAVAAFTAAGTSYATHGEPLVPIYVFYSMFGFQRTGDSFWAAADQMTRGFIIGATAGRTTLTGEGLQHADGHSPILASTNPAVRTYDPAYGYEIGHIIRHGLEQMYGPDADAQGTRTASDKNVMYYLTVYNEPITQPAEPENLDVNGLLKGIYHLADAPEGDNNRPTAQILASGVSVPWALEAARILAEDWNVAADVWSVTSWNELRRDGLAAEDHAFLNPGQPAPTPFITEQLAGKTGPVIAVTDYMKAVPDQIRQYIPNDFASLGADGFGFSDTRQAARRYFKNDTHSIVAKTLQLLAARGEVEEGALEKAIEKYRLLDVNAGTTGGAGGDA, from the coding sequence GGTGACGACCACTGATTATGTGAACACGATCCCGGTGGACCAGGAAGCTGAGTTCCCGGGGAACGAGGAGTTCGAGCGCCGGTACCGGGCGTATATGCGCTGGAACGCTGCGGTGATGGTTCACCGTGCGCAGCGCTCCGATATTGGTGTGGGCGGGCATATCTCCACCTATGCCGGTGCCGCGACCCTGTACGAGGTGGGCTTTAACCACTTCTTCCGCGGCAAGGACCACCCCTCCGGCGGTGACCAGGTCTTCTTCCAGGGCCACGCCTCCCCTGGCATGTACGCCCGGGCGTTCATGGAAGGCCGCCTCACGGAAGAGGATTTGGACGGGTTCCGGCAGGAGAAGTCCAAGGCCGGTCACGCCCTGTCTTCCTACCCACACCCGCGCCTGATGCCGGACTTCTGGGAGTTCCCGACCGTGTCGATGGGTATCGGCCCGATGAACGCGATCTACCAGGCCCAGTCCAACCGGTACCTGCAGAACCGTGGCATCAAAGACACCTCCGACCAGCAGGTCTGGGCGTTCCTCGGGGACGGGGAAATGGACGAGCCAGAGTCCCGTGGCCTGCTCCAGCTCGCCGCGAACGAGAACCTGGACAACCTGAACTTCGTGATCAACTGCAACCTCCAGCGCCTGGACGGACCGGTCCGCGGTAACGGCAAGATCATGCAGGAACTCGAAGCGTTCTTCCGCGGCGCGGGCTGGAACGTGATCAAGGTCGTCTGGGGCCGTGAGTGGGACTCCCTGCTCGAAGCCGACACCGACGGGGCGTTGGTGAAAATCATGAACGAAACCCCCGATGGTGACTACCAGACCTACAAGGCCGAGTCCGGCGGGTTCGTCCGGGAACACTTCTTCGGGAAGAACCCGGCCACCAAAGACATGGTCGCGGACCTGAACGACGAACAAATCTGGGGCCTCAAACGCGGCGGTCACGACTACCGCAAGGTCTACGCCGCGTACAAGGCAGCGACCGAGTTCAAGGGCAAACCCACCGTGATCCTGGCCAAAACCGTCAAGGGCTACGGCCTGGGCCCCCACTTCGAGGGCCGCAACGCAACCCACCAAATGAAGAAACTGACCATGGAAGACCTCAAAGCCTTCCGTAACCACCTCCGGATCCCCATCAGCGACGAACAACTCGACGCGGACCTCTACCGGCCCCCGTACTACCACCCCGGCATGGACGCCCCCGAAATCAAATACCTCATGGAACGCCGGGCCGAGCTCGGCGGGTTCGTACCCGAACGGCGCCGCACCCACACCGAGGTAGTCCTCCCGGACGCCAAATCCTACGACGTCGCCAAACGCGGATCCGGGAAACAACAAGCCGCGACCACCATGGCCTTCGTCCGGCTCCTCAAAGACCTCATGCGGGACAAAAACTTCGGCGCCCGGTTCGTGCCCGTCGTCCCCGACGAATCCCGGACCTTCGGGATGGACGCGTTCTTCCCGACCGCGAAAATCTACAACCCCAAAGGCCAGAACTACCTCTCCGTGGACCGCGACCTCGTCCTGGCCTACAAAGAATCACCCGCCGGCCAACTGATCCACCCCGGCATCAACGAAGCCGGCGCCGTCGCAGCGTTCACCGCCGCCGGAACCTCCTACGCCACCCACGGCGAACCCCTGGTCCCGATCTACGTGTTCTACTCCATGTTCGGCTTCCAACGCACCGGCGATTCCTTCTGGGCCGCAGCAGACCAAATGACCCGCGGATTCATCATCGGCGCCACCGCAGGACGAACCACCCTCACCGGCGAAGGACTCCAACACGCCGACGGGCACTCCCCCATCCTGGCCTCCACCAACCCCGCCGTACGCACCTACGACCCCGCCTACGGCTACGAAATCGGCCACATCATCCGCCACGGACTCGAACAAATGTACGGACCCGACGCTGACGCGCAAGGAACCAGAACTGCGTCAGATAAAAACGTGATGTACTACCTCACCGTCTACAACGAACCCATCACCCAACCCGCGGAACCGGAAAACCTCGACGTCAACGGGCTCCTCAAAGGCATCTACCACCTCGCCGACGCCCCCGAGGGCGATAACAACCGGCCCACCGCGCAGATCCTCGCCTCCGGCGTCTCCGTGCCCTGGGCCCTCGAAGCGGCACGGATCCTCGCCGAAGACTGGAACGTCGCCGCCGATGTCTGGTCCGTGACGTCCTGGAACGAACTCCGACGCGACGGACTCGCCGCCGAAGACCACGCGTTCCTGAACCCCGGCCAACCCGCACCCACCCCGTTCATCACCGAACAACTCGCAGGCAAAACCGGGCCCGTCATCGCCGTCACCGACTACATGAAAGCCGTCCCCGACCAAATCCGCCAATACATCCCCAACGACTTCGCCTCCCTCGGAGCAGACGGCTTCGGCTTCTCCGACACCCGCCAAGCCGCACGCCGCTACTTCAAAAACGACACCCACTCCATCGTCGCCAAAACCCTGCAGCTGCTGGCGGCGAGGGGCGAAGTGGAGGAAGGCGCACTGGAGAAGGCAATCGAGAAGTACCGGCTCCTGGATGTCAACGCCGGAACCACCGGCGGAGCTGGCGGCGACGCCTAA
- a CDS encoding PucR family transcriptional regulator, with translation MAEPVKTTSKRKAATPALSPEKAETLRQLRANVGQLSTSTMRKLEKSLPWYSRLSSDERSALGLVAQNGIAAFVTWYERPSSPSWILTDVFGNAPTELTRSISLQKALQLIRIVVEVVEDQVPVIAPESDQPSLREAVLRYSREVAFAAADVYARAAESRGSWDTRLEALIVDAILRGENTDALRSRIAALGWKAQERFTVMVGNSPSEPSASYVSELRRTAGRFAEDALVGIQGDRLILILGGVQDRDTAYVKLSELFAPGAVVYGPEAGSLVEASSSAQAAFAGLTAARAWPSAPRPVAADDLLPERVVSGDDAARRSLIKNIYRPLLAASNGLVETLGTYLELGHSLEATARELFVHANTVRYRLKRVCDVTGWDPLLPREAFVLQTALVVGRLSAQPKAAPERHASRSQN, from the coding sequence ATGGCAGAGCCCGTCAAAACAACTTCCAAGCGCAAGGCAGCAACCCCGGCATTGTCGCCGGAAAAGGCTGAAACCCTGCGGCAGCTCCGCGCCAACGTTGGGCAACTGTCCACCAGCACCATGCGAAAGCTTGAGAAGTCACTGCCGTGGTACAGCCGCCTCAGCTCAGACGAGCGTTCCGCGCTCGGATTGGTGGCCCAGAACGGCATCGCCGCATTCGTGACGTGGTACGAGCGTCCCAGCTCACCGTCGTGGATCCTCACCGACGTCTTTGGTAACGCGCCCACGGAACTGACTCGCTCCATCAGCCTGCAAAAGGCGCTGCAACTGATCCGCATCGTTGTGGAAGTTGTCGAAGACCAAGTGCCCGTCATCGCGCCGGAGTCGGACCAGCCATCGCTGCGGGAAGCGGTCCTCCGATACTCGCGGGAGGTCGCGTTTGCCGCCGCCGACGTCTACGCACGGGCAGCAGAATCGCGTGGTTCCTGGGACACCCGGCTTGAGGCACTGATCGTGGATGCCATCCTTCGAGGCGAAAACACTGACGCCTTGCGGTCCCGGATCGCCGCCCTCGGCTGGAAAGCCCAGGAGAGGTTCACCGTCATGGTGGGCAATTCGCCGTCGGAACCCAGCGCAAGCTATGTCAGTGAGCTGCGCCGGACCGCCGGGCGCTTCGCCGAGGATGCGCTCGTGGGAATCCAGGGCGATCGGTTGATCCTCATTCTCGGTGGAGTCCAGGACCGGGATACGGCCTACGTCAAACTCAGCGAACTGTTCGCCCCTGGCGCCGTCGTCTACGGCCCGGAGGCCGGTTCGCTGGTGGAAGCGAGCAGTTCCGCGCAAGCGGCCTTTGCGGGGCTCACCGCCGCCCGTGCCTGGCCCTCGGCTCCCCGCCCGGTGGCGGCCGACGACCTGCTCCCCGAACGTGTGGTCTCCGGCGACGATGCGGCTCGCAGATCGCTCATCAAGAACATCTACCGGCCCCTGCTGGCGGCCTCCAATGGCTTGGTGGAGACCCTGGGAACCTACCTCGAGCTGGGGCATTCGCTTGAAGCCACTGCCCGGGAACTGTTCGTGCATGCCAACACGGTGCGCTACCGTTTGAAGCGTGTCTGCGACGTCACAGGTTGGGATCCGCTCCTGCCGAGGGAAGCGTTTGTGCTGCAAACAGCCTTGGTAGTAGGCCGACTTTCAGCCCAACCCAAAGCCGCCCCCGAACGTCACGCGTCGCGTTCACAGAACTGA
- a CDS encoding ACP S-malonyltransferase gives MLAIVCPGQGSQTPGFLAPWLELPSVEGQLASLSEIAGIDLKAHGTTSDEETIKDTAVAQPLIVAAGLVAATSLFDVELSSLPVILAGHSVGEITASALAGVLTDAEAMAFVRERANSMAAAAAVTPTGMSAVVGGDPAEVLAAIEASGATPANVNGAGQTVAAGTFDQLKALADNPPAKARVISLKVAGAFHTSHMAPAVSALEALKPSLSPQNPSVPLLSNYDGQEVTDGTAAIESLIAQVSRPVRWDKCMETMVQRGVTGVIELAPAGTLAGLAKRGMPGVKTVAVKTPDDLSAALALFAELEGQA, from the coding sequence GTGCTTGCAATCGTCTGCCCTGGACAGGGCTCCCAGACCCCCGGATTTTTGGCCCCTTGGCTGGAACTCCCCTCCGTCGAAGGCCAGTTGGCCTCCCTGAGCGAGATCGCAGGCATTGACCTCAAGGCCCACGGCACCACTTCTGACGAAGAAACCATCAAGGACACCGCCGTAGCCCAGCCGCTGATTGTCGCGGCCGGCCTGGTGGCCGCCACGTCGCTCTTCGATGTCGAGCTCAGCAGCCTTCCCGTCATCCTGGCCGGCCACTCCGTCGGCGAAATCACGGCGTCCGCCCTCGCCGGCGTCCTGACCGACGCCGAAGCCATGGCTTTCGTCCGCGAACGCGCCAACAGCATGGCCGCGGCAGCAGCCGTAACTCCTACCGGCATGAGCGCCGTGGTGGGTGGCGATCCTGCCGAGGTCCTGGCAGCCATTGAAGCTTCCGGCGCCACTCCAGCCAACGTCAACGGTGCGGGCCAGACGGTCGCGGCAGGCACCTTTGATCAGTTGAAGGCCCTTGCGGACAACCCGCCTGCCAAGGCGAGGGTCATCTCCCTGAAGGTCGCAGGCGCTTTCCACACCTCGCACATGGCGCCTGCAGTCAGCGCCTTGGAAGCCCTCAAACCGTCATTGTCACCGCAGAACCCCTCGGTTCCGCTGCTGTCGAACTACGATGGCCAGGAAGTAACGGACGGCACGGCTGCCATCGAGAGCCTCATTGCGCAGGTCTCACGGCCTGTTCGCTGGGACAAGTGCATGGAAACCATGGTTCAGCGCGGAGTCACGGGCGTGATCGAACTTGCACCGGCAGGAACCCTTGCCGGCCTGGCCAAGCGCGGCATGCCCGGCGTGAAGACCGTTGCAGTCAAGACCCCGGATGACCTGTCCGCGGCGCTTGCACTTTTCGCTGAATTGGAAGGACAGGCATGA
- a CDS encoding beta-ketoacyl-ACP synthase III yields the protein MSTPVLNKTAVNENARILGIGAYRPDVIVTNEDVCQWIDSSDEWIRQRTGIITRHRAAADVSVIDMAEGAAREAIQQAGIEPSQLGAVIVSTVTHPYATPSAAAALTERLGATPAPAFDISAACAGYCYGVAQADALVRSGAAQYVLVVGAEKLSDVIDNHERTISFLLGDGAGAVVVGPSDTPGIGPSVWGSDGSKWDAIGMTHSLEDVRKLGESARHSDEIDDPAILSATQDVWPTLRQDGQTVFRWAVWEMAKVAQQALDAAGIEATDLAAFVPHQANMRIIDEMVKKLKLPESVVIGRDIAQAGNTSAASIPLATHRLLQENPGLSGGLALQIGFGAGLVFGAQVVVLP from the coding sequence ATGAGCACCCCGGTACTGAACAAGACTGCGGTTAACGAAAACGCCCGAATCCTGGGCATCGGCGCCTACCGCCCCGACGTCATTGTCACCAACGAGGACGTTTGCCAGTGGATCGACTCCTCCGACGAGTGGATCCGCCAGCGCACCGGCATCATCACCCGCCACCGCGCCGCCGCAGATGTCAGCGTGATCGACATGGCCGAAGGAGCTGCGCGCGAAGCAATCCAGCAGGCCGGAATCGAACCGTCCCAGTTGGGCGCCGTCATTGTCTCGACCGTGACGCACCCTTACGCCACACCGTCCGCTGCCGCCGCACTCACCGAGCGTTTGGGCGCGACGCCGGCACCCGCCTTCGACATCTCGGCCGCCTGTGCCGGGTACTGCTACGGCGTCGCCCAGGCAGATGCCTTGGTGCGCTCCGGCGCGGCGCAGTACGTCCTGGTGGTAGGTGCCGAGAAACTCTCGGATGTCATCGACAACCACGAACGCACTATCTCGTTCCTGCTCGGCGACGGCGCGGGAGCGGTAGTCGTGGGCCCCTCCGACACCCCCGGCATCGGCCCGTCGGTCTGGGGTTCCGATGGAAGCAAATGGGACGCCATTGGCATGACCCACTCGCTGGAGGACGTCAGGAAACTGGGCGAATCCGCCCGGCACTCTGACGAAATCGACGACCCGGCCATCCTGTCAGCCACCCAGGATGTCTGGCCCACACTGCGCCAGGACGGCCAGACAGTATTCCGCTGGGCCGTGTGGGAGATGGCGAAGGTGGCCCAGCAAGCACTGGACGCAGCCGGCATCGAAGCCACCGACCTCGCTGCGTTTGTTCCCCACCAGGCGAACATGCGCATCATTGATGAGATGGTCAAGAAGCTCAAGCTCCCCGAGTCCGTCGTAATCGGCCGCGACATTGCCCAAGCCGGCAATACATCAGCCGCTTCCATCCCGCTGGCCACACACCGTTTGCTCCAGGAAAACCCCGGGTTGAGCGGCGGCCTTGCCCTGCAGATCGGCTTCGGCGCGGGCCTGGTCTTCGGGGCTCAGGTAGTAGTCCTGCCGTAG
- a CDS encoding acyl carrier protein yields the protein MASNEEILAGLAEIVNEETGLAPEAVELDKSFTEDLDIDSISMMTIVVNAEEKFGVRIPDEEVKNLKTVGDAVSFIANAQA from the coding sequence ATGGCTAGCAACGAAGAGATCCTGGCCGGCCTGGCTGAAATCGTCAACGAAGAAACCGGCCTTGCCCCCGAAGCCGTAGAGCTGGACAAGTCCTTCACCGAGGACCTCGACATCGACTCCATCTCCATGATGACCATCGTTGTCAACGCTGAAGAGAAGTTCGGCGTTCGCATTCCCGACGAAGAGGTCAAGAACCTCAAGACCGTCGGCGACGCCGTCAGCTTCATCGCAAACGCACAGGCTTAG